One part of the Arthrobacter sp. EM1 genome encodes these proteins:
- a CDS encoding DUF305 domain-containing protein, with the protein MKKSLTLSAALVATTVALAGCASGSGTSGSGTSGSGTAGSTMPEMSHSASDMPGSAAPMDTAAHNAEDTMFVQGMIPHHSQAVEMSDIILGKQDIDPRVTALATKIKAAQAPEISTMTGWLSAWNEPSEMAAGHSMTGMMSGEELDKLKAAQGSEAARLFLTQMIAHHEGAVAMAKTQMAEGQNPDALALGKNIASSQEAEIQEMQSLLGGI; encoded by the coding sequence ATGAAAAAATCACTGACACTTTCCGCTGCCCTGGTTGCAACCACAGTGGCCCTGGCAGGTTGCGCTTCCGGTTCCGGGACTTCCGGTTCCGGAACTTCCGGTTCCGGAACTGCCGGAAGCACCATGCCGGAGATGAGCCACAGCGCGTCCGATATGCCGGGCAGCGCGGCCCCGATGGACACCGCGGCTCATAACGCGGAAGACACCATGTTTGTCCAAGGCATGATCCCGCATCACAGCCAGGCCGTGGAGATGAGTGACATCATCCTCGGCAAGCAGGACATCGACCCTCGGGTCACTGCCTTGGCCACCAAAATCAAGGCGGCGCAGGCCCCGGAGATCAGCACGATGACCGGCTGGTTGTCGGCGTGGAACGAACCCTCGGAGATGGCCGCAGGACACAGCATGACTGGCATGATGAGTGGAGAAGAGCTGGACAAGCTCAAGGCCGCGCAGGGATCTGAGGCAGCCCGGCTGTTCCTGACGCAGATGATCGCCCACCATGAGGGAGCCGTGGCAATGGCCAAAACTCAGATGGCGGAGGGCCAAAACCCTGACGCGCTGGCCCTGGGCAAGAACATCGCCTCGTCCCAGGAGGCAGAGATCCAGGAGATGCAGTCCCTGCTGGGCGGCATCTAA
- a CDS encoding TfoX/Sxy family protein has product MQMPKPSENDKERFRSVLPPHPDVVVRPMFGNLGAFVNGNMFAGLFGPVLGVKLSAPDRAELEANQRTVPYGPPERPMRDYSGLPEAWQDDGDSTGVWVAKAYSHVSGLPPKPPKPPRARN; this is encoded by the coding sequence ATGCAGATGCCCAAACCGTCCGAGAATGACAAGGAGCGCTTCCGCTCCGTGCTGCCGCCGCACCCCGACGTCGTGGTGCGGCCCATGTTCGGGAACCTGGGCGCATTCGTCAACGGCAACATGTTCGCGGGGTTGTTCGGCCCGGTCCTGGGCGTAAAGCTGTCAGCGCCCGACCGCGCCGAACTCGAGGCGAACCAGCGCACAGTGCCCTACGGACCCCCGGAACGGCCGATGCGTGACTACAGCGGCTTGCCCGAAGCTTGGCAGGACGACGGCGACAGCACCGGAGTGTGGGTGGCGAAGGCATATTCCCACGTCTCCGGGTTGCCGCCGAAACCGCCAAAGCCCCCGCGGGCCCGGAACTAG
- a CDS encoding F510_1955 family glycosylhydrolase, whose protein sequence is MTTPSLARIRTSAATVAAATVILVLTACTSTPPDAPRSAASGAASGLPDAHVHGLSVDGDTGQVLLATHDGLFDVSNIPAAKIGPSHDLMGYTKASDPGVFYASGHPEAGSDLPSPLGLIKTTDGGRTWQQLSRQNESDFHALAATKSGIVAYDGTLRTSTDGIAWQTVGADFSPFALAGNPNSDTVLATTEEGIQRSTDGGSTWTAGTTAPVIQFAAFANTGEAVGVAPGGTVYYSPDEGVSWQQRGTPTGQVHAVAAATAADGTLQVWAATSAGLVRSTDGGTTFRPAHAG, encoded by the coding sequence ATGACCACCCCCTCCCTCGCCCGTATCCGGACGTCCGCCGCCACAGTCGCGGCAGCAACCGTGATCCTTGTTCTGACCGCCTGCACGTCCACCCCGCCCGACGCGCCGCGGTCCGCTGCCAGCGGTGCCGCATCCGGGCTTCCGGACGCGCACGTTCATGGCCTGAGCGTCGACGGCGACACCGGCCAAGTGTTGCTGGCCACACATGATGGCCTGTTCGACGTCTCCAACATTCCTGCCGCGAAGATTGGACCCTCGCATGACCTGATGGGTTACACCAAGGCCTCAGACCCGGGCGTGTTTTACGCCTCCGGGCACCCGGAAGCCGGCTCGGACCTGCCCAGCCCGCTCGGCCTGATCAAGACCACGGACGGCGGCAGGACGTGGCAGCAACTCTCGCGACAGAATGAGTCAGACTTCCATGCCCTGGCCGCCACGAAGTCCGGAATTGTCGCCTATGACGGGACGCTTCGGACCAGCACCGATGGCATTGCGTGGCAGACCGTCGGCGCAGACTTTAGTCCGTTTGCCCTCGCCGGCAATCCCAATAGCGACACTGTTTTGGCCACCACAGAAGAAGGTATCCAGCGTTCCACCGACGGCGGGAGCACCTGGACGGCGGGCACCACGGCCCCGGTGATCCAGTTCGCCGCGTTCGCCAACACCGGTGAGGCAGTCGGCGTCGCCCCTGGCGGGACTGTGTACTACTCCCCCGACGAAGGTGTTTCCTGGCAGCAGCGGGGAACACCCACCGGCCAGGTCCACGCCGTTGCCGCAGCCACTGCAGCGGACGGGACCCTCCAGGTCTGGGCCGCCACCTCTGCCGGCCTGGTTCGCTCCACAGACGGCGGAACCACCTTTCGGCCAGCCCATGCGGGCTGA
- a CDS encoding putative quinol monooxygenase yields the protein MIFIVVKFKVKPDWTDRWLDLTRDFTDATRQEPGNLWFDWSRSVEDPNEFILVEAFKDDAAGEHVNSAHFTKAMADMPQALMETPEIISEKIESNGWGRMGELTVN from the coding sequence ATGATCTTCATCGTCGTCAAATTCAAGGTCAAGCCCGACTGGACCGACCGCTGGCTGGACCTGACCCGCGACTTTACCGATGCCACCCGCCAGGAACCCGGCAACCTCTGGTTCGACTGGTCCCGCAGCGTGGAAGACCCGAACGAGTTCATTCTCGTCGAGGCGTTTAAGGACGACGCCGCGGGGGAGCACGTCAACAGTGCGCACTTCACCAAGGCCATGGCGGACATGCCGCAGGCCCTGATGGAGACCCCGGAAATCATCAGCGAGAAGATCGAATCCAACGGCTGGGGCCGGATGGGCGAACTCACCGTCAACTAG
- a CDS encoding NAD(P)/FAD-dependent oxidoreductase — MATATAGEPNRNVNTLVVGGGQAGLAISYCLGRAGVGHQLLEQRAELGGAWQDRWDGFFLNTPNFSVDLPGMPYGGPHPEAFLPRDEVIGYLRRYAQAAGVPVRTGTAVTRIAPDRGGFHVETSAGPWRAENVVLATGAYQVPRIPALAKDIPGHVRQLHTDQYRNPQQLPAGAVLIVGTGQSGGQIAEELLAAGRLVHLAVSTCPEAPRRYRGQDVIRWLMELARHGPDVGLNGLQVEQLPSPKARFACNPLVSGVDGGHDLHLRELGRRGVRLHGHLEGVDDGDLVVSDDLAERLAQVEAAFGQRFQPMIDAYITAARIQAPAAEPRAADDWLPPAHSRLNLAAEGITSVLWATGYRLDLSILDLPVLDEWGYPRHHRGVTEYPGLYAVGLPWLTGHGSALLSGVGRDAAFIAEHIAAR, encoded by the coding sequence ATCGCGACCGCGACTGCCGGGGAGCCGAACCGCAATGTAAATACCCTGGTGGTCGGCGGCGGGCAGGCGGGGCTGGCCATCAGCTACTGCCTGGGCCGGGCCGGCGTCGGGCATCAACTGCTGGAGCAGCGCGCGGAACTAGGCGGCGCCTGGCAGGACCGGTGGGACGGATTTTTCCTGAATACGCCGAATTTTTCGGTGGACCTGCCGGGAATGCCGTACGGGGGCCCTCATCCGGAGGCGTTCCTGCCCCGGGACGAGGTGATCGGGTACCTCCGGCGTTACGCGCAGGCCGCCGGCGTTCCGGTCCGCACCGGCACCGCCGTTACCCGCATCGCGCCCGATCGCGGCGGCTTCCACGTGGAGACCAGCGCCGGGCCGTGGCGGGCTGAGAACGTTGTGCTGGCCACCGGCGCCTACCAGGTCCCCCGAATCCCGGCACTGGCCAAGGACATCCCCGGGCACGTCCGGCAGCTTCACACCGATCAGTACCGGAATCCGCAGCAGCTGCCCGCCGGCGCGGTGCTGATCGTTGGGACCGGGCAGTCCGGCGGACAAATCGCCGAGGAGCTGCTGGCCGCCGGCCGGCTGGTCCATCTTGCCGTGTCCACCTGCCCGGAGGCGCCGCGCCGGTACCGCGGCCAGGACGTGATCCGCTGGCTGATGGAGCTGGCCCGGCACGGCCCCGACGTCGGCCTGAACGGTCTCCAGGTGGAGCAACTGCCCTCCCCGAAGGCCAGGTTTGCGTGCAATCCGCTGGTCTCGGGAGTCGACGGCGGCCACGACCTGCACCTGCGTGAACTGGGCCGGCGCGGGGTCCGACTGCACGGGCATCTGGAAGGAGTAGACGACGGCGACCTCGTCGTCAGCGATGACCTTGCCGAGCGCCTGGCGCAGGTGGAGGCAGCATTCGGCCAGCGGTTCCAGCCGATGATCGACGCCTACATCACGGCGGCCCGAATCCAGGCGCCCGCCGCCGAACCCCGGGCCGCCGATGACTGGCTCCCTCCCGCCCACAGCCGGCTCAACCTCGCCGCCGAGGGCATCACGAGTGTGCTGTGGGCCACCGGGTACCGGCTGGACCTCAGTATTCTGGATCTCCCTGTCCTGGATGAGTGGGGCTATCCGCGGCACCACCGCGGTGTCACTGAGTACCCCGGACTGTATGCGGTGGGGCTGCCCTGGCTCACCGGGCATGGTTCGGCGCTGCTCTCCGGCGTGGGCCGGGACGCCGCCTTCATCGCGGAGCACATCGCGGCGCGCTGA
- a CDS encoding VOC family protein, whose product MELRLEVVQVPVSDVDRAKAFYVDQLGFGLDHDVEHIPGMRVVQLTPPGSSCSIVIGTGMTGMGPGSLEGLQLTVPDMAATRTELLRRGAPVSEVQDLGGFAFAYFSDPDGNRWVIQEIRPQHGA is encoded by the coding sequence ATGGAACTCCGTCTTGAAGTGGTGCAGGTGCCCGTGTCCGACGTGGACCGGGCCAAGGCCTTCTATGTTGACCAGCTTGGCTTCGGCCTGGACCACGATGTTGAGCACATCCCGGGAATGCGGGTGGTGCAATTGACCCCGCCGGGTTCGTCCTGCTCCATTGTGATCGGCACCGGCATGACCGGTATGGGCCCGGGCAGCCTTGAGGGCCTCCAGCTCACGGTGCCGGACATGGCGGCGACCCGCACCGAACTGCTCCGCCGCGGAGCCCCCGTCAGTGAAGTCCAGGACCTGGGCGGATTCGCGTTCGCCTATTTCAGCGACCCGGACGGAAACCGCTGGGTGATCCAGGAAATCCGGCCCCAACACGGCGCCTAG